The following proteins are co-located in the Neodiprion virginianus isolate iyNeoVirg1 chromosome 6, iyNeoVirg1.1, whole genome shotgun sequence genome:
- the LOC124308098 gene encoding leucine-rich repeat transmembrane neuronal protein 3-like yields MMSRFCATFLAIVAFACYVELVSGEKWAKYWIDKNKAYPYFGSYGVSKFSYLDKAPSKLRSITYYKCNLPNIEGNVFYRFRNTLENLDIHESNVETISSDAFYQLIHLRNLTLWGNKLQRVFQAWFEDLHELRTLDLSFNQISLIDEEAFTKMPKLENLYIEHNLLVVLNPAVFTYLGNLKTIRLGRNPWDWWFRTLIMRQLDDQRVSYSNDWEDFKWISHVIWSCIEKDQAKNDDDTILDCASAYLLSETSNISNTDQKYCSQEARNLYNCEKNHDEKRNVSMTPKVVVRKVFQAFIGAVNKMLYPDAELTYREGIAAPETRREEIAIFGD; encoded by the exons ATGATGTCACGATTCTGCGCTACTTTCTTGGCAATCGTAGCCTTCGCGTGCTACGTCGAACTCGTTTCCGGTGAAAAATGGGCGAAATACTGGATCGATAAAAACAAAGCATATCCATATTTCGGGAGCTAtggtgtttcaaaattttcgtaccTCGATAAAGCACCTTCTAAATTGCGTTCAATCACGTATTACAAGTGTAACTTACCGAATATCGAAGG AAACGTCTTTTATCGCTTCCGAAATACTTTGGAAAATTTGGACATTCACGAGTCAAATGTCGAGACTATAAGTTCAGACGCATTTTACCAGCTGATACACTTGAGGAATTTGACTCTCTGGGGAAACAAATTGCAGAGGGTTTTCCAAGCTTGGTTTGAGGATCTGCATGAATTGAGAACATTGGATCTATCCttcaatcaaatttctttGATCGACGAAGAAGCTTTCACGAAAATGCCCAAATTAGAAAATCTCTATATTGAGCATAATCTATTGGTTGTCTTGAATCCGGCCGTATTTACGTACTTGGGAAATCTAAAGACAATACGGCTCGGAAGAAATCCGTGGGACTGGTG GTTCCGCACGCTAATCATGCGGCAGCTGGACGACCAGCGTGTCTCCTATTCAAACGACTGGGAAGATTTTAAATGGATAAGCCACGTTATCTGGAGTTGTATAGAAAAAGATCAAGCGAAAAATGACGACGATACGATACTCGATTGCGCATCAGCTTATCTGCTTTCAGAAACGTCAAATATTTCTAACACCGATCAAAAATACTGCAGCCAAGAAGCGAGAAATCTTTACAACtgcgaaaaaaatcacgaCGAAAAGAGAAACGTGTCGATGACGCCAAAAGTTGTAGTGCGAAAAGTTTTCCAAGCATTTATTGGCGCGGTTAACAAAATGCTGTATCCAGACGCAGAGTTAACTTATCGTGAAGGTATAGCAGCTCCAGAAACTAGGAGGGAGGAAATTGCAATCTTCGGAGATTGA